From Sphingopyxis sp. MWB1, a single genomic window includes:
- a CDS encoding DNA polymerase III subunit chi: MARVDFYRLSRDPVEHVLPLLAARILGQGDRLLIVAASAMQRQAIDAALWAHQPASFLPHGAAGTPDEAIEPILIAGALDMPPANGARLVALADGEWREGALDFTRAFLLFDDARIDDARATWRQLGNLDTVERHFWKQDDQGRWAEGP, encoded by the coding sequence ATGGCCCGCGTCGATTTCTATCGCCTGTCACGCGACCCGGTCGAACATGTGCTGCCGCTGCTCGCCGCGCGCATTTTGGGGCAGGGCGACCGTCTGCTGATCGTCGCTGCCTCGGCGATGCAGCGGCAAGCGATTGACGCTGCGCTCTGGGCGCACCAACCCGCGAGCTTCCTACCGCATGGCGCGGCGGGCACGCCCGATGAAGCGATCGAGCCGATCCTGATCGCGGGCGCGCTCGACATGCCGCCTGCCAATGGCGCGCGGCTCGTCGCGCTTGCCGATGGCGAATGGCGCGAGGGCGCGCTGGATTTTACCCGCGCCTTCCTCCTCTTCGACGATGCCCGCATCGACGACGCCCGCGCGACATGGCGCCAGCTTGGCAATCTCGACACGGTCGAGCGGCATTTCTGGAAACAGGATGATCAGGGCCGCTGGGCCGAGGGGCCTTAG
- a CDS encoding leucyl aminopeptidase, producing the protein MDIQFVAQIEASADVVVFPVRKSGLAGIGGAHAPLLKAAADQARFDGAAGTIAETTALDGDAAKRLILVGIGEGSVHDLERGGAAVTARLQTSGAVSAAVDFASAGDSDEDDVLAFAMGARLRNWRLDTYRTRLPETARPSLKTLVIASGSGDLSDRWAAQEAVAEGVALTQTLVAEPPNILYPESFVERCRHLADLGVEIEVLDEKQMQALGMGALLGVAQGSVRPPRLLAMRWNGGKADDAPVVFIGKGVTFDTGGISLKPGAGMDMMKWDMGGAGAVAGAMKAIAGRKAKANVVGILGLVENMPDGNAQRPGDIVTTMSGQTVEVLNTDAEGRLVLCDAITWAQKTYSPKVIVDLATLTGAMVISLGHEYAGLFANDDGLAAKLLDAGTASNDRLWRFPLSPAYDKLIDSSIADMKNIGPREGGSITAAQFLQRFVDKGVQWAHLDIAGMAWHDKEGPTYAKGATGYGVRLLDRFIADNFEG; encoded by the coding sequence ATGGACATTCAGTTTGTCGCGCAAATCGAAGCATCTGCCGATGTTGTCGTCTTTCCGGTGCGCAAGAGCGGCCTGGCCGGGATTGGCGGAGCGCATGCGCCATTGCTCAAGGCGGCGGCCGATCAGGCCCGTTTCGACGGTGCGGCGGGCACCATCGCCGAAACCACCGCGCTCGATGGCGATGCAGCAAAGCGCCTCATTCTCGTTGGTATCGGCGAAGGCAGCGTCCATGACCTTGAACGCGGCGGCGCTGCGGTCACTGCGCGGCTCCAGACCAGCGGCGCCGTCAGCGCGGCGGTCGATTTCGCCAGCGCAGGCGACAGCGATGAAGATGATGTGCTCGCCTTTGCCATGGGCGCGCGGCTGCGCAACTGGCGGCTCGACACCTATCGCACCCGCCTTCCCGAAACGGCGCGCCCCAGCCTCAAGACGCTGGTGATCGCCTCCGGGTCGGGCGATTTGTCGGATCGCTGGGCGGCGCAGGAAGCCGTCGCTGAAGGGGTGGCCCTGACCCAGACCCTCGTCGCCGAACCGCCCAATATCCTCTATCCCGAAAGCTTCGTCGAACGCTGCCGCCATCTGGCTGACCTCGGCGTCGAAATCGAAGTGCTCGACGAAAAGCAGATGCAGGCGCTCGGCATGGGCGCGCTGCTGGGCGTTGCACAAGGGTCGGTGCGCCCGCCGCGCCTGCTCGCCATGCGCTGGAACGGCGGCAAGGCGGATGACGCCCCCGTCGTTTTCATCGGCAAGGGCGTGACCTTCGACACCGGCGGCATCAGCCTGAAGCCCGGCGCGGGCATGGACATGATGAAATGGGACATGGGCGGCGCGGGCGCCGTCGCGGGCGCGATGAAGGCGATTGCGGGCCGCAAGGCAAAGGCCAATGTCGTCGGCATCCTCGGCCTTGTTGAAAATATGCCCGACGGCAATGCCCAGCGCCCCGGCGACATCGTCACCACCATGTCGGGGCAGACGGTCGAGGTACTGAACACCGACGCCGAGGGGCGTCTGGTGCTGTGCGACGCCATCACCTGGGCCCAAAAAACCTATTCGCCCAAGGTCATCGTCGATCTCGCGACGCTGACCGGCGCGATGGTCATTTCGCTCGGCCATGAATATGCGGGGCTGTTCGCCAATGACGATGGTCTGGCGGCGAAGCTTCTCGACGCGGGCACCGCCAGCAACGACCGGCTGTGGCGCTTCCCGCTCTCGCCCGCTTATGACAAGCTGATCGACAGCTCGATTGCCGATATGAAGAATATCGGCCCGCGCGAGGGCGGCTCGATCACCGCGGCGCAATTCCTTCAGCGCTTCGTCGACAAGGGCGTCCAATGGGCGCATCTCGATATTGCGGGCATGGCGTGGCACGACAAGGAAGGGCCAACCTATGCCAAGGGCGCGACCGGCTATGGCGTCCGCCTGCTCGACCGTTTCATCGCCGACAATTTCGAAGGGTGA
- a CDS encoding HdaA/DnaA family protein, whose product MSGAATGQIALPLDWEDGERADIPLILGPSNADAVHQLHRVESWPVRTAVLVGPPGSGRSLMGRMFVRDTGGRVIDGPQSVSEEDMFHAWNAAQASDRPLLIIADAPPSAWNVALPDLASRLSTVPIFTIGEPDDALARDLIEALFARRGMMLSPDVAAYIVPRMERSYAMIHRIVAALDRAALAQGKRLGIRLTRETLLSQGLIDNDVAERNDRPQTTG is encoded by the coding sequence ATGTCCGGCGCCGCAACTGGACAGATCGCGCTGCCCCTCGATTGGGAGGATGGCGAGCGCGCCGATATCCCGCTGATCCTTGGCCCCAGCAACGCCGATGCCGTGCACCAGCTTCATCGCGTCGAAAGCTGGCCCGTCCGCACCGCCGTTCTCGTCGGCCCGCCGGGATCGGGGCGCAGCCTGATGGGCCGGATGTTCGTGCGCGATACCGGCGGGCGGGTGATCGATGGACCGCAGAGCGTTTCGGAAGAGGATATGTTCCACGCCTGGAACGCGGCGCAGGCAAGCGACCGGCCCTTGCTGATCATCGCCGATGCGCCGCCCAGCGCATGGAATGTCGCGCTTCCCGACCTTGCCTCGCGGCTTTCGACCGTCCCGATATTCACCATAGGCGAGCCTGACGACGCCCTCGCCCGCGATTTGATCGAGGCTTTGTTCGCGCGGCGCGGCATGATGCTCTCACCCGATGTCGCCGCCTATATCGTGCCGCGCATGGAACGCAGCTATGCGATGATCCACCGCATTGTCGCCGCGCTCGACCGGGCGGCGCTCGCTCAAGGCAAACGCCTCGGTATTCGTCTCACGCGTGAAACATTGTTGTCACAAGGGCTGATCGACAATGATGTGGCGGAGCGGAATGACCGCCCCCAAACGACAGGATGA
- the cls gene encoding cardiolipin synthase produces MTLNLALLLSILSFAIYIAVIGRVLLRPQREPASRIAWLIAIIAVPLVGVIAYLLLGEARVSRSRRERYRAIEEHLPHPGGADDVRARLRGAPYAGAFALAETVNQLPPTDGNRAILPPDSNSAIAMMVADIDAARATVHLGFYIWLADHNGLAVKDALIRAAQRGVKVRVLADALGARRFIRSSHWGEMREAGVDARVALPIGGLIWTLIRGRFDLRNHRKQLIIDNRIAWCGSQNLADPEFRVKARYAPWVDIMTRWAGPAAQACQFVFAADWESEHGDCIDALLRPEAAPPRVAEPGIMAQVIATGPNLPYPAMPACFSMLIHSAQRELIITTPYFVPDEQILFALHNAARRGVETTLILPARNDSRIVAGVSRSYYADMLSAGVRLYEYRPGLLHAKTISVDGEVALIGSANLDRRSFELNFENNILLADRDFTAEIRVRQLSYLAESQAVSEENVTQTGIARRIWRNLLAMLSPLL; encoded by the coding sequence GTGACACTGAACCTCGCCCTGTTGCTGTCGATCCTGTCCTTTGCGATCTATATCGCTGTCATCGGGCGAGTGCTGCTGCGCCCGCAGCGCGAACCTGCGTCGCGCATCGCCTGGCTGATCGCCATAATCGCCGTGCCGCTGGTCGGGGTGATCGCCTATCTGCTGCTCGGCGAAGCGCGGGTCAGCCGTTCGCGGCGGGAACGCTACCGGGCGATCGAAGAACATCTGCCCCACCCCGGCGGCGCCGATGACGTGCGCGCCCGGCTGCGCGGCGCGCCCTATGCCGGGGCCTTTGCGCTCGCCGAAACCGTCAATCAATTGCCCCCGACCGATGGCAACCGCGCCATTCTGCCCCCCGACAGCAACAGCGCCATCGCGATGATGGTTGCTGATATCGACGCAGCGCGAGCGACGGTGCATCTGGGATTTTATATCTGGCTGGCCGACCATAATGGGCTGGCGGTCAAGGACGCGCTGATCCGCGCGGCACAGCGGGGGGTGAAGGTGCGGGTGCTGGCCGATGCGCTGGGCGCGCGGCGTTTCATCCGCTCGTCCCACTGGGGCGAGATGCGCGAGGCCGGGGTCGATGCGCGCGTCGCCCTGCCGATTGGCGGACTGATCTGGACGCTGATCCGCGGGCGCTTTGACCTTCGCAATCACCGCAAGCAGCTCATCATCGACAATCGCATCGCCTGGTGCGGCAGCCAGAATCTGGCCGACCCCGAATTTCGCGTGAAGGCGCGCTATGCCCCCTGGGTCGATATCATGACCCGCTGGGCAGGCCCGGCGGCGCAGGCGTGCCAGTTCGTTTTTGCCGCCGATTGGGAAAGCGAGCATGGCGATTGCATCGATGCGCTGCTGCGCCCCGAAGCCGCGCCGCCGCGCGTCGCCGAGCCGGGGATCATGGCGCAGGTAATCGCGACCGGTCCCAACCTGCCCTACCCCGCCATGCCCGCCTGTTTCAGCATGTTGATCCATTCGGCCCAGCGCGAGCTGATCATCACCACCCCCTATTTCGTGCCAGACGAGCAGATATTATTCGCGCTGCATAATGCCGCGCGCCGCGGGGTGGAAACGACGCTTATCCTGCCCGCGCGCAATGACAGCCGGATCGTCGCCGGGGTCAGCCGCAGCTATTATGCCGATATGCTGAGCGCGGGCGTGCGCCTTTATGAATATCGCCCCGGCCTGCTCCACGCCAAGACGATCAGCGTCGATGGCGAGGTGGCGCTGATCGGATCGGCGAACCTCGACCGGCGCAGTTTCGAGCTGAATTTCGAGAATAATATCCTGCTGGCCGACCGCGATTTCACCGCTGAAATTCGCGTGCGCCAGCTCAGCTATCTAGCGGAATCCCAGGCGGTGAGCGAAGAAAATGTCACCCAGACGGGGATTGCCCGGCGGATATGGCGCAACCTGCTCGCGATGCTGAGTCCGCTGCTTTAA
- the purM gene encoding phosphoribosylformylglycinamidine cyclo-ligase: MDSKHNQPAPYTYAQAGVSIDAGNALVRAIAPLARATRRPGADADLGGFGGFFDLKAAGFNDPLLVAANDGVGTKLKLAIESGQHDGVGIDLVAMCANDLIVQGAEPLFFLDYYATAKLDNDVATAVVASIAEGCKQAGCALIGGETAEMPGMYAEGDYDLAGFCVGAVERDAVLTADKVAAGDVILGLASSGVHSNGFSLVRRLAADKGWKLDRPALFDQNILLIDALMAPTRIYVKSLLPLVKGGKIHALAHITGGGLLENIPRILPKTLHAHVDADAWEQPRLMAFLQAQGNIEPEEMARTFNCGIGMAVVVAESDVAEVTAALEAAGETVHRIGHIAEGEKGCTVTGSAETWSARGGWSAAHQG, translated from the coding sequence ATGGATTCCAAGCATAACCAACCCGCCCCCTACACTTATGCCCAGGCCGGGGTCTCGATTGATGCCGGCAATGCGCTGGTCCGTGCCATTGCCCCGCTCGCCCGTGCGACGCGCCGCCCCGGCGCCGATGCCGATCTGGGCGGCTTTGGCGGATTTTTCGACCTGAAAGCCGCCGGGTTCAACGATCCCCTGCTGGTCGCGGCCAATGACGGCGTCGGCACCAAGCTGAAACTCGCCATCGAATCGGGGCAGCATGACGGGGTCGGCATCGACCTCGTCGCGATGTGCGCCAACGATCTGATCGTGCAGGGCGCCGAGCCGCTCTTCTTCCTCGACTATTATGCCACGGCGAAGCTGGACAATGATGTCGCCACCGCCGTAGTCGCAAGCATTGCCGAAGGGTGCAAGCAGGCCGGATGCGCGCTGATCGGCGGCGAAACCGCTGAAATGCCCGGCATGTATGCCGAGGGCGATTATGACCTCGCCGGTTTCTGCGTCGGCGCGGTCGAGCGCGACGCAGTGCTGACCGCCGACAAGGTGGCGGCAGGCGATGTGATATTGGGGCTGGCCTCGTCGGGCGTGCATTCGAACGGCTTTTCGCTCGTCCGCCGCCTTGCCGCCGACAAGGGCTGGAAACTCGACCGCCCCGCCCTGTTCGACCAGAATATATTGCTGATCGACGCGCTGATGGCGCCGACGCGCATCTATGTGAAAAGCCTGCTGCCGCTGGTCAAAGGCGGCAAGATTCACGCGCTGGCCCACATCACCGGCGGTGGCCTCCTTGAAAATATTCCGCGCATTTTGCCGAAAACGCTGCACGCCCATGTCGATGCCGATGCCTGGGAACAGCCGCGCCTGATGGCCTTCCTGCAGGCACAGGGGAATATCGAGCCCGAAGAAATGGCGCGCACCTTCAACTGCGGGATCGGCATGGCGGTGGTCGTCGCCGAAAGCGATGTTGCCGAAGTGACGGCGGCGCTGGAAGCTGCGGGTGAGACCGTCCACCGCATCGGCCATATCGCCGAGGGCGAAAAGGGCTGCACGGTGACCGGCAGCGCGGAAACATGGAGCGCACGGGGCGGGTGGAGCGCGGCGCATCAGGGATAG
- a CDS encoding RNA degradosome polyphosphate kinase, with amino-acid sequence MATGGSPLHADNDVDPDRNGGRDGSGDNDRDGGVAAFGPDRFFNRELSWLAFNRRVMEEACNPAHPLLERLRFLSISGSNLDEFFMVRVAGLKGQQLQGIDDPSADGRSPGQQLAEIEAEVNRLVDEQQSEWQLLNRLLAEQGIKVYGEGSDTERLRRALHRYFIEQIFPILTPQVLDPAHPFPFIPNRGLGVIFDLERIGSGETIRELVVIPSSLARFVPVPGETAGFVPIEYLVEIFGDTLFPGYRIRARGVFRIIRDSDIELEEEAEDLVRLFRTAIRRRRRGRVILLELGADMPGELAAVLNADIQGHEAIVAKIDGFVGLAALSALVDVDRPDLKFPAFSPRFPERIREHGGDCFAAIRSKDILVHHPYESFDVVLSFLRQAAADPDVVAIKQTLYRAGNQSPVIRALIEAAEAGKSVTAVVELKARFDEEQNLLWANQLERAGVQVVYGFIEWKTHAKISMVIRREGQGYRSYCHFGTGNYHPVTARIYTDLSFFTADPRAGRDAAQLFNYITGYVEPERLDMITMSPLNMRAHLSRLIDAEIAAARSGGASGVWAKMNSLVDPDIIDKLYEASRAGVPIELMVRGICCLRPGVPGLSETINVKSAVGRFLEHSRVWAFANGAPLPHRGAKLYISSADWMPRNFDRRVEYMIPIENPTVHDQILDQVLVANLIDNEQSWTLQPDGTYLRVHPGDKPFNLHHYFMTNPSLSGRGTALHRRQDVPTLAFHHNED; translated from the coding sequence ATGGCGACAGGTGGCAGCCCCCTTCACGCGGACAATGATGTAGACCCTGATCGGAACGGGGGGCGGGACGGTAGCGGGGATAACGACAGGGATGGCGGCGTCGCCGCTTTTGGTCCCGATCGCTTCTTCAATCGCGAACTCAGCTGGCTCGCCTTTAACCGGCGGGTGATGGAGGAAGCGTGCAACCCCGCGCATCCCTTGCTTGAACGGCTGCGCTTTCTGTCGATTTCGGGCAGCAATCTCGACGAATTTTTCATGGTGCGCGTCGCCGGGCTGAAGGGGCAGCAGCTTCAGGGCATCGACGATCCCTCTGCCGATGGCCGTTCGCCGGGGCAACAGCTTGCGGAAATCGAGGCAGAGGTGAACCGCCTCGTCGACGAACAGCAAAGCGAATGGCAGTTGCTTAACCGCCTGCTCGCCGAACAGGGGATCAAGGTCTATGGTGAAGGCTCGGACACCGAACGCCTCCGCCGCGCGCTGCATAGATATTTTATCGAGCAGATTTTTCCGATCCTGACGCCGCAGGTGCTCGACCCTGCGCATCCCTTTCCCTTCATTCCCAATCGCGGGTTGGGGGTGATTTTCGACCTCGAACGCATCGGCAGCGGGGAAACGATCCGCGAACTGGTCGTCATCCCGTCTTCGCTCGCGCGTTTCGTCCCGGTTCCGGGGGAAACGGCTGGCTTTGTCCCCATCGAATATCTCGTCGAAATTTTCGGCGACACGCTTTTCCCCGGCTATCGCATCCGCGCGCGCGGGGTGTTTCGCATTATCCGCGACAGCGATATCGAACTGGAGGAAGAGGCGGAGGATCTCGTCCGCCTGTTCCGCACCGCGATCCGCCGTCGCCGCCGGGGGCGGGTCATCCTGCTGGAGCTTGGCGCCGACATGCCGGGCGAGCTTGCCGCGGTTCTCAACGCCGATATTCAGGGGCATGAAGCCATCGTTGCCAAGATCGACGGCTTTGTCGGCCTCGCGGCTCTCTCGGCACTGGTCGATGTCGACCGGCCGGACCTTAAATTCCCCGCCTTTTCGCCGCGCTTTCCGGAGCGCATCCGTGAACATGGCGGCGATTGCTTTGCTGCGATCCGCAGCAAGGATATTCTCGTTCACCACCCTTATGAAAGCTTCGACGTCGTCCTCTCTTTCCTGCGTCAGGCGGCGGCGGACCCCGATGTGGTTGCGATCAAGCAGACCCTCTACCGCGCGGGCAATCAGTCGCCGGTGATCCGCGCGCTGATCGAGGCGGCGGAGGCAGGCAAGTCGGTGACCGCTGTGGTCGAACTCAAGGCACGCTTTGACGAGGAACAGAATCTCCTCTGGGCCAATCAGCTCGAACGCGCGGGGGTCCAGGTCGTCTATGGCTTTATCGAGTGGAAAACCCACGCCAAAATCTCGATGGTGATCCGGCGTGAAGGGCAGGGCTATCGCAGCTATTGCCACTTTGGCACGGGCAATTATCACCCCGTCACCGCGCGCATCTATACCGACCTCAGCTTCTTTACCGCCGACCCGCGCGCGGGCCGCGATGCCGCGCAATTGTTCAACTATATCACCGGCTATGTGGAGCCTGAACGGCTCGATATGATCACCATGTCGCCGCTCAACATGCGTGCGCATCTGTCCAGGCTCATCGACGCCGAAATCGCAGCCGCGCGCTCCGGCGGGGCGTCGGGGGTCTGGGCGAAGATGAACAGCCTCGTCGATCCCGACATCATCGACAAATTATATGAAGCGAGCCGGGCGGGCGTGCCCATCGAATTGATGGTGCGCGGTATCTGCTGCCTGCGTCCCGGTGTTCCTGGCCTCTCTGAAACGATCAACGTCAAATCGGCGGTGGGCCGCTTCCTGGAGCATAGCCGGGTGTGGGCCTTTGCCAATGGCGCGCCGCTTCCGCATCGGGGGGCAAAGCTTTATATTTCCAGCGCTGACTGGATGCCGCGCAATTTCGACCGGCGCGTCGAATATATGATACCCATCGAAAATCCGACCGTTCACGACCAGATTCTCGATCAAGTGCTGGTTGCCAATCTTATCGACAATGAACAAAGCTGGACGTTGCAGCCTGATGGCACCTATTTGCGCGTCCATCCGGGGGACAAGCCTTTTAACCTTCATCATTATTTCATGACCAACCCATCGCTGTCAGGGCGCGGCACCGCGCTGCACCGGCGACAGGATGTGCCGACATTGGCGTTCCACCATAACGAAGATTGA
- the ndk gene encoding nucleoside-diphosphate kinase encodes MAVTRTFSIIKPDATRRNLTGAVTKMLEEAGLRVVASKRIHMTREQAEGFYAVHKERPFFGELVDFMISGPVVVQVLEGEDAVKRNRDIMGATNPADAAEGTIRKSFAESIEANSVHGSDSDENAAIEIAFFFKPEEIVG; translated from the coding sequence ATGGCGGTCACCCGCACCTTTTCGATTATCAAGCCCGACGCCACCCGCCGCAACCTGACCGGTGCGGTTACCAAGATGCTCGAAGAAGCCGGCCTGCGCGTCGTTGCGTCCAAGCGCATCCACATGACCCGCGAACAGGCCGAAGGCTTTTACGCGGTCCACAAGGAACGCCCCTTTTTCGGCGAACTGGTTGACTTCATGATCAGCGGCCCCGTCGTCGTCCAGGTGCTGGAAGGCGAAGACGCCGTGAAGCGCAACCGCGACATCATGGGCGCCACCAACCCCGCCGACGCCGCCGAAGGCACGATCCGCAAGAGCTTTGCCGAGAGCATCGAAGCAAATTCGGTCCATGGTTCGGACAGCGACGAAAATGCCGCGATCGAAATCGCCTTCTTCTTCAAGCCCGAAGAAATCGTCGGATAA
- a CDS encoding heavy-metal-associated domain-containing protein, whose protein sequence is MNVTASLRAPAPSLSRFFAPLHMLRDPRWIGLFALFLGVVAIGVVEGQIARGNRGITPINSSGDFMATGITIDATGKNAEEARETGWREAQRKGWAQLYRKINGRDGPRLSDSVLDGIVTAIIVEKEQIGPRRYVATLGVQFDRVRAGQILGVSGRTLRSPPLLVIPVYSVGGIQQVFEQRSAWQRAWAEFNTGQSAIDYVRTAGTGPDTLLLNPGQIGRRGRIWWRVILDQYGAADVLIPMARVEYSYPGGPVKGYFTARFGPDNGYVDSFTMTAPTPAALPDMMQKAVARMDAIYARALADGLLKTDRYLVLEEPVQAEELPEETTSENSGGESSDSASGSRSDDDANGGDSAAPAPSVQSFAVQYASPDVESVSATERAVAGIAGVRSASTTSLALGGTSVLSVTYNGDIAALRAALAARGFKVQEGGGQLRISR, encoded by the coding sequence ATGAACGTCACCGCTTCCCTTCGCGCCCCGGCGCCCTCGCTTTCGCGATTTTTCGCCCCCCTCCATATGCTGCGCGATCCGCGCTGGATCGGGCTTTTCGCCCTTTTTCTGGGGGTTGTCGCGATCGGCGTGGTCGAAGGACAGATTGCGCGCGGCAACCGGGGAATCACCCCGATCAACAGCAGCGGCGATTTCATGGCCACGGGCATCACCATCGACGCCACCGGCAAAAACGCAGAGGAAGCGAGAGAAACCGGCTGGCGCGAAGCCCAACGCAAGGGCTGGGCACAGCTTTACCGCAAGATCAACGGGCGCGACGGACCGCGCCTTTCCGATTCGGTGCTCGACGGTATCGTCACGGCGATCATTGTTGAAAAGGAACAGATCGGACCCCGCCGCTATGTCGCGACGCTGGGGGTGCAGTTCGACCGCGTGCGCGCCGGACAGATTTTGGGGGTCAGCGGGCGGACACTGCGCTCGCCGCCCCTGCTCGTCATCCCCGTCTATTCCGTCGGCGGCATTCAGCAGGTGTTCGAACAGCGCAGCGCGTGGCAGCGCGCCTGGGCCGAGTTTAACACCGGGCAAAGCGCGATCGACTATGTTCGCACCGCGGGCACCGGGCCGGACACCTTGCTCCTCAATCCGGGGCAGATCGGGCGGCGCGGGCGCATCTGGTGGCGCGTGATCCTCGATCAATATGGCGCCGCCGATGTGCTAATCCCGATGGCGCGCGTCGAATATAGCTATCCCGGCGGGCCGGTGAAGGGCTATTTCACCGCGCGCTTCGGCCCCGACAATGGCTATGTCGACAGCTTTACCATGACGGCGCCGACCCCGGCGGCGCTGCCCGACATGATGCAAAAGGCGGTGGCGCGCATGGACGCCATTTACGCCCGCGCGCTCGCCGACGGGCTGCTCAAGACCGACCGCTATCTGGTGCTCGAGGAGCCGGTGCAGGCGGAGGAGCTGCCCGAAGAAACGACGTCCGAAAATAGTGGCGGCGAAAGCAGCGATAGCGCCAGCGGTTCGCGCAGTGACGATGACGCCAATGGCGGCGACAGCGCGGCGCCCGCGCCGAGTGTGCAAAGCTTCGCCGTCCAATATGCCTCACCCGATGTCGAATCGGTTTCGGCGACCGAACGCGCGGTGGCGGGCATTGCGGGCGTGCGCTCCGCTTCGACCACCAGCCTCGCGCTCGGCGGCACTTCGGTGCTGAGTGTCACCTATAATGGCGATATTGCTGCGCTGAGGGCAGCGCTCGCCGCGCGCGGCTTCAAGGTGCAGGAAGGCGGCGGGCAGCTCAGGATCAGCCGCTGA
- the purN gene encoding phosphoribosylglycinamide formyltransferase, whose amino-acid sequence MKKAKVAVLISGAGTNMAALLYAAKAADCRYELVLVASNDPEAPGLEIARAEGVATWARSHKGMNRDAFDALVDEQLRAAGAEYVALAGYMRILSDDFVARWEGRMLNIHPSLLPLYKGLNTHAQAIENGDEFGGCSVHVVTPELDDGPVLAQTPVAIVPGDTADSLAARVRFAEHQLYPRALAAFVARERSPDYLRARVREIAMAMPEADEVTSHGMPCFGIIKGKKFAYFTEDHHGDGKIALLVKISGADEQAGLIEMDSERYYRPAYFGDGWIGIRLDLGDTDWDAIGEWIRKSWLAIAPKKLAGLMAVADDF is encoded by the coding sequence ATGAAAAAGGCCAAAGTCGCTGTTCTGATTTCGGGCGCGGGCACCAATATGGCGGCGCTGCTCTATGCGGCAAAGGCCGCCGACTGCCGCTATGAGCTGGTGCTGGTTGCGAGTAATGACCCCGAAGCGCCGGGGCTGGAGATTGCGCGCGCTGAAGGCGTGGCAACATGGGCGCGCTCGCACAAGGGAATGAACCGCGACGCCTTTGACGCGCTGGTCGATGAGCAATTGCGCGCGGCCGGCGCCGAATATGTCGCGCTGGCGGGCTATATGCGGATTTTGTCCGATGACTTCGTCGCCCGCTGGGAAGGGCGGATGCTCAATATCCATCCGAGCCTGCTGCCGCTTTACAAGGGACTGAACACCCACGCACAGGCTATTGAAAATGGCGATGAATTTGGCGGATGCAGCGTGCATGTCGTCACCCCCGAACTGGATGATGGGCCGGTTCTCGCCCAGACGCCGGTGGCGATTGTTCCGGGCGATACGGCGGACAGCCTCGCCGCGCGGGTGCGTTTTGCCGAGCATCAGCTTTATCCCCGGGCGCTCGCTGCCTTTGTCGCGCGCGAACGCTCGCCCGATTATCTGCGCGCACGGGTGCGCGAAATCGCCATGGCGATGCCCGAAGCCGATGAAGTCACCTCGCACGGCATGCCCTGTTTCGGGATCATCAAGGGCAAGAAATTCGCCTATTTCACCGAGGATCATCACGGCGACGGCAAAATCGCCCTGCTCGTCAAGATCAGCGGCGCCGACGAACAGGCGGGGCTGATCGAAATGGACAGCGAGCGCTATTATCGCCCCGCCTATTTCGGCGACGGGTGGATTGGTATCCGACTGGACCTGGGCGATACCGACTGGGACGCAATTGGCGAATGGATTCGCAAAAGCTGGCTGGCAATCGCGCCCAAAAAGCTCGCCGGGCTGATGGCGGTCGCCGACGATTTTTGA